Genomic window (Corvus cornix cornix isolate S_Up_H32 chromosome 4A, ASM73873v5, whole genome shotgun sequence):
GGCCCCTGCAGGTGCAGCACGCCAGCAAGCAGATCTCCGCCGACAGGCAGTACAAGGGCATCATCGACTGCGTGGTGCGCATCCCGCGGGAGCAGGGCGTCCTCTCCTTCTGGCGCGGCAATCTGGCCAATGTGATCCGGTACTTCCCCACCCAGGCCCTCAACTTCGCCTTCAAGGATAAGTACAAGCAGATCTTCCTGGGCGGCGTGGACAAGCGAACGCAGTTCTGGCGGTACTTCGCCGGTAACCTGGCATCCGGGGGTGCCGCCGGCGCGACCTCCCTCTGCTTCGTCTACCCCCTTGACTTTGCCCGAACCCGCCTGGCAGCGGATGTGGGTAAAGCCGGGGCCGACCGGGAGTTCAGTGGGCTCGGTGACTGCCTGGTCAAAATCTTCCGCTCAGATGGCCTTGGGGGCCTGTACCAGGGCTTCAGTGTCTCTGTCCAGGGCATCATCATCTACAGAGCCGCCTACTTTGGCATCTATGACACCGCGAAGGGTAGGTTGACCGAAACAGCACTAGAAGGGACATGCTGGGCTGCGGCAGGCCTGTAGTGCATTTCGATAGTGCTGGTGGCTCACCTGCCATTCTCATCAAAGCCTCTCTCCTGCAGGCATGCTTCCAGACCCAAAGAACACCCACATTGTTGTCAGCTGGATGA
Coding sequences:
- the SLC25A5 gene encoding LOW QUALITY PROTEIN: ADP/ATP translocase 2 (The sequence of the model RefSeq protein was modified relative to this genomic sequence to represent the inferred CDS: deleted 1 base in 1 codon) is translated as MTDAAVSFAKDFLAGGVAAAISKTAVAPIERVKLLLQVQHASKQISADRQYKGIIDCVVRIPREQGVLSFWRGNLANVIRYFPTQALNFAFKDKYKQIFLGGVDKRTQFWRYFAGNLASGGAAGATSLCFVYPLDFARTRLAADVGKAGADREFSGLGDCLVKIFRSDGLGGLYQGFSVSVQGIIIYRAAYFGIYDTAKGMLPDPKNTHIVVSWMIAQTVTAVAGLVSYPFDTVRRRMMMQSGRKGADIMYSGTLDCWRKIARDEGSKAFFKGAGRMYSEEWVVLLS